One Gelria sp. Kuro-4 DNA segment encodes these proteins:
- a CDS encoding M20/M25/M40 family metallo-hydrolase, which yields MRRTRWFAAVAWTIVAVFLLTGTGLAQPAPYVVSPTVQNAYQKLMSQPAVKQGLDFIKADHDNTVAEQKEICAIPAPPFKEQVRAEDYQKRLAALGLKDVQMDGEGNVFGVRPGVGGGPKLLVAAHLDTVFPEGTDTTVKEKEGRLYAPGIADDSRGLAALLSVVRAFNATGIKTAGDIIFCGNVGEEGLGDLRGVKALFRDHKDIDGFISIDGSGSDDITYLATGSHRYEITYQGPGGHSFGAFGLPSAIHALGRAIARIADLQTPKEPKTTFTVGTVSGGTSVNSIAAEAKMQVDMRSNSEEELLKLEAKFLDIVRQAAVEENARWGSDKLAVDIRLVGDRPAGRQPESAAIVQAAWAAAEATGQAPKLDSPSSTDANLPISLGIPAITIGGGGKSGNGHAPGEWFDPTGAYLGPQRIFLTILGLVGVDGVSEPLLAKGAGRPLSLKVNGSPLTAPVAPYRAGDQVMVPLRAVAEALGGKVTYDQATKSVEVKLGGHLLKVVQGSAEATLDGRALTFPGAVGVVQDRTTVPLEAFSALGMKAEVAEAGQVVGIRQ from the coding sequence TTGCGGAGAACTAGGTGGTTTGCGGCCGTCGCCTGGACAATTGTCGCCGTATTTCTGCTCACGGGCACCGGTCTGGCCCAGCCGGCTCCTTACGTTGTCTCGCCTACGGTCCAGAACGCCTATCAGAAACTCATGTCCCAGCCGGCCGTAAAACAAGGCCTCGACTTCATCAAGGCCGACCATGACAACACCGTGGCTGAGCAAAAAGAAATCTGCGCTATCCCGGCTCCACCGTTCAAGGAACAGGTCCGGGCGGAAGACTACCAAAAGAGGCTTGCCGCCCTCGGGCTGAAAGACGTGCAGATGGACGGCGAGGGCAACGTGTTCGGCGTGCGCCCGGGGGTAGGTGGGGGGCCGAAGCTCCTGGTCGCGGCGCACCTGGATACCGTCTTCCCGGAAGGGACGGACACCACCGTCAAGGAGAAGGAAGGGAGGCTGTACGCGCCCGGCATTGCCGACGACTCCCGCGGGCTGGCCGCTCTCCTCTCCGTGGTCCGCGCGTTCAACGCCACCGGGATTAAGACGGCAGGGGACATAATCTTCTGCGGCAACGTCGGGGAAGAGGGGTTGGGCGACCTGCGGGGGGTCAAGGCCCTTTTCCGCGACCACAAGGATATTGACGGCTTTATTTCCATTGACGGCAGCGGTTCCGATGATATTACCTATTTGGCAACGGGCAGCCACCGCTACGAGATCACCTACCAAGGCCCGGGCGGCCACAGCTTCGGCGCTTTCGGCCTGCCCAGCGCCATCCACGCTCTGGGGCGCGCCATCGCCAGGATCGCCGATCTCCAAACCCCCAAGGAACCCAAGACAACCTTCACTGTGGGGACGGTGAGCGGCGGGACTTCGGTCAACTCCATCGCCGCCGAGGCCAAGATGCAGGTGGATATGCGCTCCAACAGTGAAGAAGAACTTCTCAAGCTGGAAGCCAAGTTCCTGGACATTGTCAGGCAGGCGGCCGTGGAAGAAAACGCGCGTTGGGGCAGCGACAAGCTGGCGGTGGACATCAGGCTTGTGGGCGACCGCCCGGCCGGAAGACAGCCGGAGTCGGCGGCCATCGTCCAGGCGGCGTGGGCGGCCGCGGAAGCCACCGGGCAGGCCCCCAAGCTGGATTCTCCCAGCAGCACGGACGCCAACCTGCCGATCAGCTTGGGCATTCCCGCGATCACCATCGGCGGCGGGGGCAAATCCGGGAACGGCCACGCCCCGGGCGAGTGGTTTGATCCCACGGGCGCCTACCTCGGGCCGCAGCGAATCTTCCTCACCATCCTGGGGCTGGTGGGTGTGGACGGGGTCAGCGAGCCTCTCTTGGCAAAAGGGGCCGGCCGGCCCCTTTCGCTGAAGGTTAACGGGTCGCCGCTTACGGCGCCGGTCGCTCCTTACCGGGCGGGAGACCAGGTGATGGTTCCGCTGCGCGCTGTGGCCGAGGCCCTGGGGGGAAAGGTGACCTATGACCAGGCCACCAAGAGCGTAGAGGTGAAGCTGGGCGGGCACCTGCTCAAGGTCGTCCAGGGCTCTGCCGAAGCAACTTTAGATGGCCGGGCGCTTACTTTCCCGGGGGCGGTGGGTGTTGTTCAGGACAGGACCACCGTGCCGCTGGAGGCTTTTTCCGCCCTGGGTATGAAAGCGGAAGTCGCCGAGGCCGGACAGGTGGTCGGGATAAGACAATAA